Proteins from a single region of Elgaria multicarinata webbii isolate HBS135686 ecotype San Diego chromosome 23, rElgMul1.1.pri, whole genome shotgun sequence:
- the LOC134413089 gene encoding E3 ubiquitin-protein ligase RNF167-like, with protein sequence MRWSPLSPPLCMATVFFVLQVPAAKAFIHAVCSHNATTFDFAALPALFGAPLPAGGLTGFLIEATPADACQPIDSPPNTSSIFVALIRRHNCSFATKVLHAQQAGFCGAIVHNVDSQTLVNMVSEVSIQRRVHIPSVFTTDVASKILKQFHRSGKLSSVVLVPEYFHFTWKGSSGMARISSSYHIQLPGPCSRMMSLRTCWMICIPVSTLIACLLIEKYLSMCKKRKTRRRTCRFLENGSGLVCISFISSKYQECAICLDRYMEHDSLKVLSCLHAFHSKCIDLWHISQTRSKTCPLCMQKVMVVTRLQAVRLWQDGTGNNWTLWSGKGKSASDD encoded by the coding sequence ATGAGGTGGTCTCCTCTTTCTCCACCTTTGTGCATGGCGACTGTGTTCTTCGTCCTCCAAGTCCCTGCCGCCAAAGCCTTCATCCACGCCGTTTGCAGCCACAACGCCACCACTTTCGATTTCGCGGCCCTGCCTGCGCTTTTTGGGGCCCCTCTCCCCGCAGGGGGCCTCACGGGATTCCTGATTGAGGCGACGCCCGCGGACGCCTGCCAGCCCATTGACAGCCCGCCGAACACCTCCTCCATCTTTGTGGCGCTCATCCGTCGGCACAACTGCTCCTTCGCCACCAAAGTCCTCCACGCGCAGCAGGCAGGGTTCTGTGGGGCCATTGTGCACAACGTGGACTCCCAAACCCTCGTGAACATGGTGAGCGAGGTGAGCATCCAACGGCGCGTCCACATTCCGTCCGTGTTCACCACAGACGTGGCTTCCAAGATCCTGAAGCAGTTTCATCGCTCTGGGAAGCTGTCTTCGGTGGTTCTGGTGCCGGAATATTTCCACTTCACCTGGAAGGGTTCTTCTGGGATGGCCCGGATTTCCTCCTCGTACCACATCCAGCTGCCTGGTCCCTGCTCACGGATGATGTCTCTCCGTACCTGTTGGATGATTTGCATCCCCGTGTCTACCTTGATTGCCTGTCTGCTGATTGAGAAATATCTATCGATGTGCAAAAAAAGGAAGACGCGGAGGAGAACCTGTCGTTTCCTGGAAAATGGAAGCGGGCTGGTCTGCATCTCATTTATTAGTTCCAAGTACCAAGAATGCGCCATCTGCTTGGACAGGTACATGGAACATGACAGTTTGAAGGTCCTCTCGTGTTTGCATGCCTTCCACAGCAAATGCATCGACCTCTGGCATATCTCCCAGACCAGGAGTAAGACCTGCCCTCTCTGTATGCAGAAGGTGATGGTGGTCACCCGATTGCAAGCGGTGAGGTTGTGGCAAGACGGAACGGGAAACAATTGGACTTTGTGGTCCGGCAAAGGTAAATCTGCCTCTGATGACTAG
- the LOC134413085 gene encoding E3 ubiquitin-protein ligase RNF167-like, with product MRLSLLSPPSLVAFSLLLKAAMAKPFVHLVYAHNSTCLDFKAVPACFGPLLPRMGLTGYLVEAVPMNACLPIEAPPASNRTPPSFIVLIRRYDCSFDVKISHAQQAGFQAAIIHNVYSDLLVSMAIKVKESRQQVQIPSLFIGGSAAKLLKRQIRSEKVTQVTVVVPWGYYNPCWDKVDISFWDPAQHYLHFWPGYCTQKHIVVFIQEFGFFIILGMGVSFLLVAGWMKWYRRDSDINVKTYKRGDRYESCVICMAEFEAGERLKILPCGHAFHNTCINTWLLIQPRDGKTCPICKQKVNTAT from the coding sequence ATGCGGCTCTCGCTCCTGtctcctccttcactggtggcatTCTCCTTGCTCCTCAAAGCTGCCATGGCGAAACCATTTGTCCATCTGGTCTATGCCCATAACTCCACCTGTCTCGATTTCAAAGCTGTCCCTGCTTGCTTCGGACCTCTGCTGCCCCGAATGGGTCTCACGGGTTACCTTGTTGAGGCAGTGCCCATGAACGCCTGCCTCCCAATTGAGGCCCCTCCGGCTTCCAACAGGACCCCTCCAAGTTTCATTGTACTCATCCGTCGGTACGACTGTTCCTTCGATGTCAAGATCTCCCATGCCCAACAAGCTGGGTTCCAGGCTGCCATCATACACAATGTCTACTCAGATTTGCTGGTGAGCATGGCCATCAAGGTAAAGGAGAGTCGGCAGCAGGTCCAGATCCCTTCCCTCTTTATCGGGGGGTCAGCTGCCAAGCTCTTGAAGAGGCAGATCCGTTCTGAGAAGGTCACCCAAGTCACAGTGGTGGTGCCTTGGGGTTACTACAACCCCTGCTGGGACAAGGTGGATATATCTTTTTGGGACCCTGCTCAGCATTACTTGCACTTTTGGCCTGGTTACTGCACCCAAAAACACATCGTTGTATTCATCCAAGAGTTTGGGTTTTTTATCATTCTTGGAATGGGTGTGAGTTTCTTGCTAGTTGCGGGTTGGATGAAGTGGTACCGAAGGGACAGTGACATCAACGTGAAGACCTACAAGAGAGGTGACAGATATGAGTCGTGCGTCATCTGCATGGCCGAGTTCGAAGCCGGCGAACGGCTGAAAATCCTCCCTTGTGGCCACGCCTTTCACAACACCTGTATCAACACATGGCTTCTCATTCAGCCCAGGGATGGGAAGACCTGCCcaatttgcaagcagaaggtcaaCACTGCCACCTAG